A single window of Pseudomonas benzenivorans DNA harbors:
- the rhtA gene encoding threonine/homoserine exporter RhtA: MTFRSFRATSVLLPIALLLVAMTSLQSGASLAKGLFPLVGAEGTTALRLGFAALILCLFMRPWRARLTLRSCRSLLAYGLTLGCMNLLFYKSLNSIPLGVAVALEFTGPLALALLSSRRLLDFIWVALAIFGLWLLMPSHQSESPLDPVGMALALAAGLCWALYIVFGKKAGAEHGSYTVVLGTLIAALLILPVGVWHAGSSLFSLQLLPLAVAVALMSSALPYSLEMIALTRLPVRTFSTLMSMEPAIAALSALLILNEQLTTTQWLAVGAIILASAGASATIKPHGNPTENPAS, from the coding sequence ATGACGTTCCGTTCTTTCAGGGCCACCTCGGTCCTACTGCCCATCGCACTGCTCCTGGTGGCGATGACTTCCCTGCAGAGCGGTGCTTCCCTGGCCAAGGGCCTGTTTCCCCTGGTCGGCGCCGAAGGCACGACTGCTCTACGCCTCGGCTTTGCTGCACTGATCCTCTGCCTGTTCATGCGCCCCTGGCGGGCACGCCTGACCTTGCGCTCGTGCCGGTCACTGCTGGCCTATGGGCTCACCCTGGGCTGCATGAACCTGCTGTTTTACAAATCCTTGAACAGCATTCCCCTGGGCGTTGCGGTGGCACTTGAATTCACCGGGCCGCTCGCCCTCGCGCTGTTGTCATCGCGACGCCTGCTCGATTTTATCTGGGTTGCCCTGGCGATATTCGGCCTCTGGCTGCTCATGCCCAGCCATCAAAGCGAGTCGCCGCTGGACCCTGTGGGAATGGCCTTGGCATTGGCTGCTGGGCTGTGCTGGGCCCTGTACATCGTCTTCGGCAAGAAAGCCGGCGCTGAGCATGGCTCATACACAGTGGTGCTTGGCACCTTGATCGCCGCCTTGCTGATATTGCCGGTAGGGGTGTGGCATGCCGGCAGCAGCCTGTTTTCGTTGCAGCTGCTGCCGCTGGCAGTGGCCGTGGCGCTGATGTCATCCGCCCTGCCCTATAGCCTGGAGATGATTGCACTGACGCGACTGCCCGTGCGCACCTTCAGCACCCTGATGAGCATGGAGCCGGCCATTGCCGCGCTTTCCGCCCTGTTGATCCTCAACGAGCAGCTGACCACGACGCAGTGGCTGGCCGTCGGCGCCATCATCCTCGCGTCGGCCGGCGCCTCGGCGACGATCAAGCCGCACGGCAACCCCACCGAAAACCCGGCTTCCTAG
- the gltA gene encoding citrate synthase, with protein sequence MADKKAQLIIEGAAPVELPVLTGTVGPDVIDVRGLTATGRFTFDPGFMSTASCESKITYIDGDKGVLLHRGYPIEQLADQSDYLETCYLLLNGELPNTEQKAAFVSSIKNHTMVHEQLKTFFNGFRRDAHPMAIMCGVVGALSAFYHDSLDINNPQHRDISAMRLIAKMPTLAAMVYKYSMGQPMMYPRNDLNYAENFLHMMFNTPCEIKPISPVLAKAMDKIFILHADHEQNASTSTVRLAGSSGANPFACIAAGIAALWGPAHGGANEAVLSMLDEIGSVDNIDTYIAKAKDKNDPFKLMGFGHRVYKNFDPRAKVMKQTCDEVLAELGINNDPQLQLAMKLEEIARKDPYFKERNLYPNVDFYSGIILKAIGIPTSMFTVIFALARTVGWISHWKEMLSSPYKIGRPRQLYTGHPQRDLPR encoded by the coding sequence ATGGCTGACAAAAAAGCGCAGTTGATCATCGAGGGCGCTGCCCCCGTCGAGCTGCCCGTTTTAACCGGCACCGTTGGTCCCGATGTAATTGACGTACGGGGCTTAACCGCCACGGGCCGTTTCACTTTTGATCCTGGCTTTATGTCCACCGCCTCTTGCGAGTCGAAGATCACCTATATCGACGGCGACAAGGGCGTTCTGCTGCACCGCGGCTACCCCATCGAACAGCTGGCCGATCAGTCCGATTACCTGGAAACCTGTTACCTGCTGCTCAACGGCGAATTGCCGAACACAGAGCAGAAGGCCGCCTTCGTCAGCTCCATCAAGAACCACACCATGGTTCATGAGCAGCTGAAGACCTTCTTCAACGGTTTCCGCCGCGACGCACACCCGATGGCCATCATGTGCGGCGTGGTCGGCGCGCTCTCCGCCTTCTATCACGACTCCCTGGACATCAATAACCCACAGCACCGCGACATTTCCGCGATGCGCCTGATCGCCAAGATGCCGACCCTGGCCGCGATGGTTTACAAGTACTCCATGGGCCAACCCATGATGTACCCGCGCAACGACCTGAACTACGCGGAAAACTTCCTGCACATGATGTTCAACACCCCGTGCGAGATCAAACCGATCAGCCCGGTGCTGGCCAAGGCGATGGACAAGATCTTCATCCTCCATGCCGACCATGAGCAGAACGCGTCGACCTCCACCGTGCGCCTGGCCGGCTCCTCCGGCGCCAACCCCTTCGCCTGCATCGCCGCCGGCATCGCCGCCCTCTGGGGCCCGGCACACGGCGGCGCCAACGAAGCGGTGCTGAGCATGCTGGACGAGATTGGCAGCGTCGACAACATCGACACCTATATCGCCAAGGCCAAGGACAAGAACGACCCGTTCAAGTTGATGGGCTTCGGCCATCGCGTGTACAAGAATTTCGACCCGCGCGCCAAGGTGATGAAGCAGACCTGCGACGAAGTCCTGGCCGAACTGGGGATCAACAACGATCCACAGCTGCAGCTGGCGATGAAGCTGGAAGAAATTGCGCGCAAGGATCCCTACTTCAAGGAGCGCAACCTGTACCCGAACGTCGACTTCTACTCGGGCATCATCCTCAAGGCGATCGGCATTCCGACCAGCATGTTCACCGTGATCTTCGCCCTGGCGCGGACTGTCGGCTGGATTTCGCACTGGAAGGAAATGCTTTCCAGCCCCTACAAGATCGGCCGTCCGCGTCAGCTGTACACCGGTCACCCGCAGCGCGACCTGCCGCGCTAA
- the sdhA gene encoding succinate dehydrogenase flavoprotein subunit produces MTSIRTLSYDAIIVGGGGAGMRAALQLAQGGHKTAVVTKVFPTRSHTVSAQGGITCAIASADPNDDWRWHMYDTVKGSDYIGDQDAIEYMCSVGPEAVFELEHMGLPFSRTEQGRIYQRPFGGQSKGPDNPTQAARTCAAADRTGHALLHTLYQANLKAGTSFLNEWYAVDLVKNQDGAIVGVIAICLENGETVYIRSKAVVLATGGAGRIYASTTNALINTGDGVGMALRAGVPVQDIEMWQFHPTGIAGAGVLVTEGCRGEGGYLINKHGERFMERYAPNAKDLAGRDVVARSMVKEIIAGNGCGPEGDHVMLKLDHLGEEVLHSRLPGICELSKTFAHVDPVVAPVPVVPTCHYMMGGVATNIHGQAITQDANGNDKIIEGLFAVGEVACVSVHGANRLGGNSLLDLVVFGRAAGLHLEKALKEGVEVRGASQTDIEQSLKRLSGVNERTSGEDVAPLRKELQNCMQNYFGVFRTGEYMQKGIQQLSDLRERIANVKIADKSQAFNTARIEALELQNLLEVAEATAVAAETRKESRGAHAREDFEERDDENWLCHSLYFPGEKRVSKRAVNFAPKTVPAFEPKVRTY; encoded by the coding sequence ATGACTAGCATTCGTACTCTTTCTTATGACGCCATCATCGTAGGTGGCGGTGGTGCCGGCATGCGCGCCGCGCTGCAGCTGGCGCAGGGCGGTCACAAGACTGCCGTGGTGACCAAGGTATTCCCGACTCGCTCGCACACCGTGTCCGCTCAGGGCGGCATCACCTGCGCCATCGCTTCGGCCGACCCGAACGATGATTGGCGCTGGCACATGTACGACACCGTCAAGGGCTCCGACTACATCGGTGACCAGGATGCCATCGAGTACATGTGTTCCGTCGGCCCGGAAGCGGTGTTCGAGCTCGAGCACATGGGCCTGCCGTTCTCCCGCACCGAACAGGGCCGCATCTATCAGCGTCCGTTCGGTGGTCAGTCCAAGGGGCCGGATAATCCGACCCAGGCTGCGCGTACCTGCGCCGCCGCCGACCGTACCGGTCATGCCCTGTTGCACACTCTGTATCAGGCCAACCTCAAGGCCGGCACTTCGTTCCTCAACGAATGGTACGCGGTCGATCTGGTGAAGAACCAGGATGGCGCCATCGTCGGTGTCATCGCCATCTGCCTGGAGAATGGTGAAACCGTCTACATCCGTTCCAAGGCCGTGGTGCTGGCCACCGGCGGTGCCGGTCGCATTTACGCCTCGACCACCAATGCCTTGATCAACACCGGCGACGGCGTCGGCATGGCCCTGCGTGCCGGTGTGCCGGTGCAGGACATCGAGATGTGGCAGTTCCACCCGACCGGCATCGCCGGAGCCGGCGTGCTGGTGACCGAAGGTTGCCGCGGTGAGGGCGGTTACCTGATCAACAAGCACGGCGAGCGTTTCATGGAACGCTATGCGCCGAACGCCAAGGACCTGGCGGGCCGCGACGTGGTCGCGCGCTCCATGGTCAAGGAAATCATCGCCGGTAACGGCTGTGGTCCGGAAGGCGATCATGTGATGCTCAAGCTCGATCACCTGGGCGAGGAAGTGCTGCACAGCCGCCTGCCGGGTATCTGTGAGCTGTCGAAGACCTTCGCCCACGTCGACCCGGTCGTCGCGCCGGTTCCGGTCGTGCCCACCTGCCACTACATGATGGGCGGCGTCGCCACCAACATCCATGGTCAGGCGATCACCCAGGATGCCAACGGCAACGACAAGATCATCGAAGGCCTGTTCGCTGTCGGCGAAGTGGCCTGTGTGTCGGTGCATGGCGCCAACCGCCTGGGCGGCAACTCTCTGCTCGACCTGGTGGTATTCGGCCGGGCCGCCGGCCTGCATCTGGAGAAAGCGCTGAAGGAGGGTGTCGAAGTTCGTGGCGCCTCCCAGACCGATATCGAGCAGTCGCTGAAGCGTCTGTCCGGGGTCAACGAGCGCACCAGCGGCGAAGACGTGGCGCCGCTGCGTAAAGAACTGCAGAACTGCATGCAGAACTACTTCGGCGTATTCCGCACCGGCGAGTACATGCAGAAGGGCATCCAGCAACTGTCCGACCTGCGTGAGCGCATTGCGAACGTCAAGATCGCAGACAAGAGCCAGGCGTTCAACACTGCGCGTATCGAGGCACTGGAGCTGCAGAACCTTCTTGAAGTGGCCGAGGCGACTGCGGTGGCTGCGGAGACCCGCAAAGAGTCCCGTGGTGCCCATGCCCGCGAAGACTTTGAAGAGCGTGATGACGAAAACTGGCTGTGCCACTCCCTGTATTTCCCGGGTGAGAAGCGCGTGAGCAAGCGTGCCGTCAACTTCGCGCCGAAGACAGTGCCGGCGTTTGAACCCAAGGTTCGGACTTATTAA
- the sdhD gene encoding succinate dehydrogenase, hydrophobic membrane anchor protein — protein sequence MVTNVTNFARSGLADWMVQRVSAVVLAAYTLFLLGYVVLNPGMGFAEWQGLFSNDAMRIFSLLALVALCAHAWVGMWTISTDYLTPMALGKSATAVRFIFQAACGIAIFVFLAWGVQILWGI from the coding sequence ATGGTAACTAATGTCACCAACTTTGCTCGTTCGGGCCTTGCCGACTGGATGGTTCAACGGGTTTCTGCGGTCGTTCTTGCGGCTTACACGCTGTTTCTGCTTGGCTATGTCGTGCTCAACCCCGGTATGGGTTTCGCCGAATGGCAGGGTCTGTTCTCCAATGATGCTATGCGCATCTTCAGTCTGCTGGCGCTGGTGGCGCTCTGCGCCCATGCGTGGGTTGGTATGTGGACGATTTCCACTGACTACCTGACCCCGATGGCGCTGGGCAAGTCGGCGACTGCCGTGCGTTTTATCTTTCAGGCCGCGTGTGGCATTGCCATCTTCGTGTTTCTCGCCTGGGGCGTGCAGATTCTTTGGGGTATCTGA
- a CDS encoding ABC transporter transmembrane domain-containing protein — MMRLLSSRQRDAMRMAWRFVEPYRWRVAGALLALLFTAAITLSMGQGIRLLVDQGLATQSPLALGRSIGLFFVLVIALAIGTFVRFYLVSWIGERFVADIRKRVFNHLIGLHPGFYESNRSSEIQSRLTADTTLLQSVIGSSLSMALRNVIMLVGGVALLIVTNPKLSGIVLLALPLVVAPILIFGRRVRQLSRLSQDRVADVGSYVGEVLGQIKTVQAYNHQAEDRRRFALSVEAAFDTARQRIAQRAWLVTLVIVLVLGAVGVMLWVGGMDVIAGRISGGELAAFVFYSLIVGSAFGTLSEVIGELQRAAGAAERIAELLQARNEITKPAADAVPLRQPVQGRIELQGLRFAYPSRPDSYAVDGISLAVAPGETLALVGPSGAGKSTLFDLLLRFFDPQEGRILIDGQAIERLDPQQLRRCFALVSQSPALFFGTIEDNIRYGKTGADHAEVEAAARVAHAHDFIMKLPNGYQTHLGDAGLGLSGGQRQRLAIARALLVDAPILLLDEATSALDAESEHLVQQALPRLMAGRTTLVIAHRLATVTSADRIAVVDQGKLVAVGRHAELVASNPLYARLAALQFNEGNAESA, encoded by the coding sequence ATGATGAGGCTCCTGTCCTCCCGACAACGAGACGCCATGCGCATGGCCTGGCGTTTCGTCGAGCCTTACCGCTGGCGCGTGGCCGGCGCCTTGCTGGCGTTGCTGTTCACCGCCGCCATTACCCTGTCCATGGGCCAAGGCATCCGCCTGCTGGTGGATCAGGGCCTGGCGACTCAGTCACCCCTGGCGTTGGGGCGTTCGATCGGCTTGTTCTTCGTGCTGGTGATAGCCCTGGCGATCGGCACCTTCGTCCGTTTCTATCTGGTGTCCTGGATAGGCGAGCGCTTCGTCGCCGATATTCGCAAGCGCGTGTTCAACCACCTGATCGGCCTGCATCCCGGCTTCTACGAAAGCAACCGCAGCTCGGAGATCCAGTCGCGCCTGACCGCCGACACCACGCTGCTGCAGTCGGTGATTGGGTCTTCGCTGTCGATGGCGCTGCGTAACGTCATCATGCTGGTGGGTGGGGTGGCGCTGTTGATCGTCACCAATCCCAAGCTGAGCGGTATCGTCTTGCTGGCGCTGCCGTTGGTGGTGGCGCCCATCCTGATATTCGGCCGGCGGGTGCGCCAGCTGTCGCGTCTGAGTCAGGACCGGGTGGCGGATGTGGGTAGCTATGTCGGCGAGGTGCTGGGGCAGATCAAGACCGTGCAGGCGTACAACCACCAGGCCGAGGACCGCCGGCGTTTCGCCCTGTCGGTGGAGGCCGCCTTCGACACCGCGCGCCAGCGCATCGCCCAGCGCGCCTGGCTGGTGACCCTGGTGATCGTGCTGGTCCTGGGGGCGGTCGGGGTGATGCTCTGGGTCGGCGGCATGGATGTGATCGCCGGGCGTATCTCCGGCGGCGAGTTGGCCGCCTTCGTGTTCTACAGCCTGATCGTCGGCTCGGCCTTCGGCACCCTCAGCGAAGTGATCGGTGAGCTGCAGCGCGCCGCCGGGGCTGCAGAGCGCATCGCCGAGCTGCTTCAGGCGCGCAACGAGATCACCAAGCCCGCCGCCGACGCCGTGCCCCTGCGCCAGCCGGTCCAGGGGCGAATCGAACTGCAGGGGCTGCGCTTCGCCTATCCGTCGCGGCCGGACAGTTATGCCGTCGACGGGATCAGCCTGGCGGTCGCACCCGGCGAGACCCTGGCCCTGGTGGGCCCCTCGGGTGCTGGCAAGTCGACTCTGTTTGATCTGCTGCTGCGTTTTTTCGACCCACAGGAGGGCCGCATTCTGATCGACGGCCAGGCCATCGAGCGGCTCGACCCGCAGCAGTTGCGGCGCTGCTTTGCCCTGGTGTCGCAGAGCCCTGCGCTGTTCTTCGGCACCATCGAGGACAACATCCGCTACGGCAAGACCGGCGCCGACCACGCCGAAGTGGAGGCGGCGGCGCGGGTCGCCCACGCCCATGATTTCATCATGAAACTGCCGAATGGCTACCAGACTCACCTCGGCGATGCGGGATTGGGGTTGTCCGGCGGCCAGCGGCAGCGCCTGGCCATTGCCAGGGCCTTGCTGGTCGACGCGCCGATCCTGTTGCTGGACGAGGCTACCAGTGCGCTCGACGCCGAGAGCGAGCATCTGGTCCAGCAAGCCTTGCCGCGCCTGATGGCGGGGCGCACCACCCTGGTGATCGCCCACCGCTTGGCGACGGTCACAAGCGCCGATCGCATCGCGGTGGTCGACCAGGGCAAGCTTGTGGCTGTCGGCCGCCATGCAGAGCTGGTGGCGAGCAATCCCCTGTACGCGCGACTCGCGGCCTTGCAGTTCAATGAGGGCAATGCCGAGTCGGCCTGA
- a CDS encoding NAD(P)-dependent oxidoreductase — MAKVAFIGLGVMGYPMAGHLARAGHQLCVYNRTAAKAAQWLGEYAGSSAPTPREAARGADFVMVCVGNDDDLRGVVLGGDGAFAGMAPGAILVDHTTASANVARELAAEAAERQLGFLDAPVSGGQAGAQNGVLTVMVGGEAQDYARAEPVLQAYARMVRLMGAAGSGQLTKMVNQICIGGLVQGLSEALHFAQCAGLDAEGAMEVISKGAAQSWQLENRHKTMLAGEFDFGFAVDWMRKDLSILLEEARRNGAQLPVTALVDQFYADVQAMGGNRWDTSSLIARLKSSKQP; from the coding sequence ATGGCGAAGGTTGCCTTTATCGGTTTGGGCGTAATGGGATACCCGATGGCAGGGCATCTGGCACGAGCCGGGCATCAGCTGTGCGTCTACAACCGCACCGCGGCGAAGGCCGCGCAATGGTTGGGCGAATACGCCGGCAGCAGTGCGCCGACCCCCCGCGAAGCGGCCCGGGGCGCAGATTTCGTAATGGTGTGTGTGGGCAATGACGACGATCTGCGCGGCGTGGTGTTGGGGGGCGATGGCGCCTTCGCGGGCATGGCGCCCGGGGCCATTCTGGTCGACCACACTACGGCGTCGGCGAATGTGGCCCGCGAACTGGCCGCCGAGGCTGCCGAGCGCCAACTGGGTTTCCTCGATGCGCCGGTATCCGGCGGCCAGGCCGGAGCACAGAACGGCGTACTGACCGTGATGGTCGGCGGTGAAGCCCAGGACTATGCGCGGGCCGAGCCGGTGCTTCAGGCCTACGCGCGAATGGTGCGGCTGATGGGCGCGGCCGGTAGCGGCCAACTGACCAAGATGGTCAACCAGATCTGTATCGGCGGCCTGGTGCAGGGGTTGTCCGAAGCCCTGCATTTCGCTCAGTGTGCGGGCCTCGACGCCGAGGGCGCGATGGAGGTGATCAGCAAGGGGGCGGCGCAGTCCTGGCAGCTGGAAAATCGCCACAAGACCATGCTGGCCGGTGAGTTCGACTTTGGTTTCGCCGTGGACTGGATGCGCAAGGATCTGTCGATCCTGCTTGAGGAGGCGCGGCGTAATGGTGCGCAGCTGCCTGTCACCGCCCTGGTCGATCAGTTCTATGCAGATGTGCAGGCGATGGGGGGCAATCGTTGGGATACCTCCAGCCTGATTGCCCGACTGAAGTCGTCTAAACAGCCCTGA
- the sdhC gene encoding succinate dehydrogenase, cytochrome b556 subunit, which produces MNSQRPVNLDLRTIKLPVTAYTSILHRISGVILFVGIAVLLFGLDKSLASEEGFAQVKECLTSPLAKFVIWGLLSALLYHLVAGVRHLIMDMGIGETLEGGKLGSQIVIAVSVVVILLLGVWIW; this is translated from the coding sequence GTGAATAGCCAACGACCTGTAAACCTAGACCTTAGGACTATCAAACTCCCAGTCACCGCTTACACGTCCATTCTTCACCGTATCTCCGGTGTCATCCTCTTCGTCGGAATCGCCGTGCTGCTGTTCGGCCTCGACAAGTCGCTGGCTTCCGAGGAGGGCTTTGCCCAGGTGAAGGAATGCCTGACCAGTCCGCTGGCCAAGTTCGTGATTTGGGGATTGCTGTCCGCTCTGCTGTACCACCTGGTGGCCGGTGTGCGCCACTTGATCATGGACATGGGCATCGGTGAGACGCTGGAAGGCGGCAAGCTGGGCTCGCAAATCGTCATCGCCGTTTCGGTGGTCGTGATCCTGCTGCTGGGGGTGTGGATATGGTAA
- a CDS encoding pyrimidine/purine nucleoside phosphorylase, whose translation MFKVNEYFDGTVKSIAFEMAEGPASIGVMAPGEYEFGTNQLEVMHVISGALTVKLPGGDNWETFAAGSQFTVPANSKFQLQVAIETAYLCEYR comes from the coding sequence ATGTTCAAGGTCAACGAATACTTCGACGGCACCGTCAAATCCATCGCCTTCGAAATGGCCGAAGGGCCAGCTTCGATCGGCGTGATGGCGCCAGGGGAGTACGAATTCGGCACCAACCAACTCGAAGTCATGCACGTGATCAGCGGCGCCCTGACGGTCAAACTGCCGGGTGGCGACAACTGGGAAACCTTTGCCGCCGGCAGCCAGTTCACCGTACCGGCGAACAGCAAGTTCCAGTTGCAGGTCGCTATTGAGACGGCCTACCTCTGCGAATATCGCTAA
- a CDS encoding YkgJ family cysteine cluster protein, producing MNCRPGCGACCIAPSISSPIPGMPKGKAAGERCVQLSVDNYCGLFGKPERPAVCSAFQADIEVCGATREEAIQLLGWLEQSTAWAS from the coding sequence ATGAATTGCCGTCCTGGCTGTGGCGCCTGTTGCATTGCCCCTTCGATCAGTTCTCCAATCCCTGGCATGCCGAAAGGCAAAGCGGCCGGCGAGCGCTGCGTGCAGCTGTCGGTCGACAATTATTGCGGTTTGTTTGGCAAGCCTGAGCGGCCGGCCGTGTGCTCGGCCTTTCAGGCCGACATCGAAGTGTGCGGGGCGACTCGCGAGGAGGCCATTCAGCTGCTTGGCTGGCTGGAGCAAAGCACCGCCTGGGCCAGTTGA
- a CDS encoding exonuclease domain-containing protein: MGHWLVIDLEATTEEGGWPLEDMEIIEIGASLVSSGGHEVDHFQRFVRPLRRPHLTAFCRGLTHIDQTKIDAASPLSNVWPQFERWLSGHQPRLTGWASWGDYDRRQLEQDWQCQELTSYLSLIPHLNLKRRFAEARQLPRPVGLNRALQLAGLQFSGQQHRALNDARNTARLLPLILPL, encoded by the coding sequence ATGGGACACTGGCTGGTTATCGACCTGGAAGCCACCACCGAAGAAGGTGGCTGGCCACTGGAGGACATGGAGATCATCGAGATCGGCGCCAGCCTGGTCAGCAGCGGCGGCCATGAAGTGGATCATTTCCAGCGCTTCGTGCGACCGCTGCGCCGCCCTCACCTCACCGCTTTCTGCCGCGGCCTGACCCATATCGATCAAACAAAAATCGATGCAGCTTCGCCGCTGAGCAATGTTTGGCCGCAGTTCGAGCGCTGGCTGTCTGGCCATCAACCACGCCTGACCGGCTGGGCCAGTTGGGGTGACTACGACCGACGGCAACTGGAGCAAGACTGGCAGTGCCAAGAACTGACCAGCTACCTGAGCCTGATCCCCCACCTCAACCTCAAGCGCCGCTTCGCCGAAGCCCGCCAGCTACCCCGCCCGGTGGGCCTCAACCGCGCTCTGCAGCTGGCGGGCCTCCAGTTCAGCGGCCAGCAGCATCGGGCCCTCAACGATGCACGCAACACCGCACGTCTGCTGCCGCTGATCCTGCCCCTATAA